A stretch of the Mesorhizobium sp. Pch-S genome encodes the following:
- a CDS encoding 3-methyl-2-oxobutanoate dehydrogenase (2-methylpropanoyl-transferring) subunit alpha, which translates to MAEAGKLRFHVPEPEVRPGGTPDFSNVPIPKAGSVPKPPIDVDPREIRDLAFSIIRVLDRAGEAVGPWADMLSDEELLEGLRHMMTLRAFDVRMQMAQRQGKTSFYMQHLGEEAVSCAFRKALDKGDMNFPTYRQAGLLIADDYPMVTMMNQIYSNEADPLKGRQLPIMYSSKEHGFFSISGNLATQYIQAVGWAMASAISGDTRIAAAWIGDGSTAESDFHSALVFASTYKAPVILNIVNNQWAISTFQGIARGGAGTFAARGLGFGIPALRVDGNDYLAVHAVAKWAAERARANLGPTLIEYVTYRAGAHSSSDDPSAYRPKAESEAWPLGDPVVRLKNHLIHRGVWSDERHAQAETEILETVIAAQKEAESHGTLHAGGKPSIRDMFEGLYAEMPPHLKRQRQQAGI; encoded by the coding sequence ATGGCCGAAGCCGGGAAGTTGCGCTTTCATGTTCCGGAACCGGAGGTCAGGCCGGGTGGAACACCGGATTTCTCCAACGTTCCCATCCCCAAGGCCGGCTCCGTGCCCAAACCACCGATCGATGTCGATCCGCGTGAAATCCGCGACCTGGCCTTTTCGATCATCCGGGTCCTGGACCGGGCCGGCGAAGCGGTCGGTCCCTGGGCCGACATGCTCAGCGATGAGGAACTTCTGGAAGGCCTGCGTCACATGATGACGCTGAGGGCTTTCGATGTGCGCATGCAGATGGCGCAGCGCCAGGGCAAGACGTCATTCTATATGCAGCATCTGGGTGAGGAGGCGGTGAGCTGCGCCTTCCGCAAGGCGCTCGACAAGGGCGACATGAATTTCCCGACCTATCGGCAAGCCGGGCTTCTGATCGCCGACGACTATCCGATGGTCACGATGATGAACCAGATCTACTCGAACGAGGCCGACCCGTTGAAGGGACGGCAGCTGCCGATCATGTATTCTTCGAAGGAGCACGGCTTCTTCTCGATTTCCGGTAATCTTGCCACCCAGTACATCCAGGCGGTGGGCTGGGCGATGGCTTCTGCGATCAGCGGTGACACGCGCATCGCCGCTGCGTGGATCGGCGATGGTTCGACCGCGGAATCGGATTTCCATTCGGCGCTGGTGTTTGCCTCGACCTACAAGGCCCCGGTCATCCTCAACATCGTCAACAACCAATGGGCGATCTCGACCTTCCAGGGTATCGCCCGCGGCGGTGCCGGCACGTTCGCGGCGCGTGGCCTCGGCTTCGGCATTCCGGCGTTGCGGGTCGACGGCAATGACTATCTTGCCGTGCATGCGGTGGCGAAATGGGCGGCGGAACGCGCGCGCGCCAATCTCGGGCCGACGCTGATCGAATATGTGACCTATCGCGCCGGCGCGCATTCGAGCTCGGACGATCCATCGGCCTATCGGCCGAAGGCGGAATCAGAGGCCTGGCCGCTGGGCGACCCGGTGGTGAGGCTGAAGAACCATCTCATTCATCGCGGCGTCTGGTCGGATGAGCGCCATGCGCAGGCCGAGACCGAAATCCTCGAAACCGTCATCGCGGCGCAGAAGGAGGCCGAGTCACACGGCACGCTGCATGCCGGCGGGAAGCCGTCGATCCGCGACATGTTCGAAGGGCTCTATGCCGAGATGCCACCGCATCTCAAACGGCAACGCCAGCAGGCTGGGATCTGA
- the lpdA gene encoding dihydrolipoyl dehydrogenase, whose amino-acid sequence MKDISCKLLVIGAGPGGYVCAIRAGQLGIDTVIVEAAKPGGTCLTIGCIPSKALIHAAEEFEKVSHMAEGTSPLGIATTAPSLDFGKTIVWKDGIVIRLTNGVSGLLKKAKVKHVSGWATFRDGKTVEVETETGLQVIRAETVVIATGSAPVELPFLPFGGPVISSTEALSLDKVPERLAIVGGGYIGLELGMAFAKLGAKVTVVEALPRLLAQYDAELTKPVIKRLGELGVEVLTEAKAKGLSTKGDALLVETAAGKDVKIEADKILVTVGRKPVTEGWGLDQIDLDMSGRFIRIDEQCRTSMRGVFAIGDVTGEPMLAHRAMAQGEMVAEIVAGHKRSWDKRAIAAVCFTDPEVVSVGLSPEEAKALGGEIKTGLFPFTANGRAMTKLGESGFVRVVARADNHLVLGIQAVGNGVSELAAAFGLALEMGARLEDIAGTIHAHPTQGEAFPEAALKALGHALHI is encoded by the coding sequence ATGAAGGATATCTCCTGCAAACTCCTCGTCATAGGCGCCGGCCCCGGCGGCTATGTCTGCGCCATCCGTGCCGGTCAGCTCGGCATCGACACCGTCATCGTCGAGGCGGCGAAGCCAGGTGGCACCTGTCTCACCATCGGCTGCATCCCGTCCAAGGCATTGATCCATGCGGCGGAAGAGTTCGAGAAGGTTTCGCACATGGCCGAGGGCACCAGTCCCCTCGGCATTGCCACAACAGCTCCGTCGCTCGATTTCGGCAAGACCATCGTCTGGAAAGACGGAATAGTAATCCGGCTTACCAATGGTGTTTCCGGGCTGCTCAAGAAAGCCAAGGTCAAGCATGTCTCAGGTTGGGCAACCTTCCGCGACGGCAAGACCGTGGAAGTCGAAACCGAGACCGGGCTGCAGGTGATCCGTGCCGAAACCGTGGTCATCGCCACCGGCTCTGCGCCGGTGGAGCTGCCGTTCCTGCCGTTTGGCGGTCCGGTGATCTCTTCCACCGAAGCGCTGTCGCTGGACAAGGTGCCGGAGCGGCTCGCCATCGTCGGCGGCGGTTACATCGGGCTCGAGCTCGGCATGGCTTTTGCCAAGCTCGGCGCGAAAGTGACCGTGGTCGAAGCGCTGCCGCGCCTGCTCGCGCAGTATGACGCCGAGCTGACCAAGCCGGTGATCAAGCGGCTGGGGGAACTTGGCGTCGAGGTGTTGACCGAAGCGAAGGCCAAGGGTCTTTCGACCAAGGGCGACGCGCTGCTGGTGGAAACGGCTGCCGGCAAGGACGTGAAGATCGAGGCCGACAAGATCCTGGTCACGGTCGGGCGCAAGCCTGTGACGGAAGGCTGGGGTCTCGATCAGATCGACCTCGACATGAGCGGTCGTTTCATCCGCATCGACGAGCAATGCCGCACTTCGATGCGTGGGGTCTTTGCGATCGGCGACGTCACCGGTGAGCCGATGCTGGCACACCGCGCCATGGCGCAGGGTGAGATGGTGGCCGAGATCGTGGCCGGCCACAAACGCAGCTGGGACAAGCGAGCCATTGCGGCGGTCTGTTTCACTGATCCGGAAGTGGTGAGCGTGGGATTGTCGCCGGAGGAAGCGAAGGCCCTAGGCGGCGAGATCAAGACCGGGCTGTTTCCGTTCACGGCCAATGGCCGCGCCATGACCAAGCTCGGCGAAAGCGGCTTCGTCCGTGTCGTCGCGCGCGCCGACAATCATCTGGTGCTGGGCATACAGGCCGTCGGCAACGGTGTTTCCGAACTGGCCGCGGCGTTCGGGCTGGCACTGGAGATGGGCGCGCGCCTCGAAGACATCGCCGGCACGATCCACGCGCATCCGACGCAGGGCGAGGCGTTTCCGGAAGCTGCACTCAAGGCGCTCGGGCACGCATTGCATATCTGA
- a CDS encoding dihydrolipoamide acetyltransferase family protein produces the protein MGEYIIKLPDVGEGVAEAELVEWSVKVGDLVREDTVLAAVMTDKATVEIPSPVDGEILWLGAEIGDTVAIGSPIVRLKVVGEGNVTAAADAKPAAAGKAEEPAKAELAKEAPAEVVRKEPVEPKPSPAPAAANSVSRPSASTGGAPRPEGEKPLASPAVRLRAREAGIDLRQVTGSGPAGRIGHEDIDAFLSRGPQTARPASGLSRNESVEEIKVIGLRRKIAEKMKLAKSRIPHITYVEEVDVTALEDLRAALNKEKRADRPKLTLLPFLMRAMVKAIGEQPLLNSLFDDEAGIIHQHGGINIGIAAQTANGLVVPVVKHAEARDLWDCGAEVNRLAEAAKNGTATRDELSGSTITITSLGAMGGVVTTPVINHPEVAIIGVNKMMVRPMWDGTQFVPRKMMNLSSSFDHRIVDGWDAAVFVQRIKALLETPALIFVDN, from the coding sequence ATGGGTGAATATATCATCAAGTTGCCCGATGTCGGCGAAGGCGTGGCTGAGGCGGAGCTCGTCGAATGGAGCGTCAAGGTTGGCGACCTCGTCCGCGAGGATACCGTGCTGGCGGCTGTCATGACCGACAAGGCGACGGTGGAAATCCCGTCGCCCGTCGACGGTGAGATTCTCTGGCTGGGTGCAGAGATCGGCGACACGGTGGCGATCGGTTCGCCGATCGTACGGCTCAAGGTGGTCGGTGAAGGCAATGTGACGGCAGCCGCCGACGCCAAGCCCGCGGCTGCTGGCAAGGCCGAGGAACCTGCGAAGGCTGAGCTCGCAAAGGAAGCTCCAGCCGAAGTGGTGCGCAAGGAACCAGTTGAACCGAAGCCTTCGCCGGCACCGGCAGCAGCGAACAGCGTATCGCGTCCGTCTGCCTCGACCGGCGGTGCACCGCGCCCCGAAGGCGAAAAGCCGCTGGCATCGCCGGCGGTGCGGCTTCGTGCCAGGGAGGCCGGCATTGACCTGCGCCAGGTCACCGGCAGCGGTCCGGCAGGACGGATCGGGCATGAGGACATTGACGCGTTCCTCTCTCGCGGTCCGCAAACGGCACGGCCGGCGAGCGGTCTTTCGCGCAACGAGAGTGTCGAGGAGATCAAGGTCATCGGGCTTCGGCGCAAGATCGCCGAGAAGATGAAACTCGCCAAATCGCGCATTCCGCACATCACCTATGTCGAGGAAGTCGATGTGACGGCGCTGGAAGATCTGCGCGCCGCTCTCAACAAGGAGAAACGCGCGGATCGGCCGAAGCTGACGCTGCTGCCTTTCCTGATGCGGGCCATGGTCAAGGCAATCGGCGAGCAGCCGTTGCTCAATTCGCTGTTCGACGACGAGGCCGGTATCATCCACCAGCATGGCGGCATCAACATCGGTATCGCCGCCCAGACCGCAAACGGGCTGGTCGTGCCGGTGGTGAAACATGCCGAGGCGCGCGACCTTTGGGACTGCGGCGCCGAGGTCAATCGCCTGGCCGAGGCCGCCAAGAACGGAACGGCGACCCGCGACGAACTTTCCGGCTCGACCATCACCATCACTTCGCTGGGCGCTATGGGCGGTGTTGTCACCACGCCGGTCATCAATCATCCGGAAGTCGCGATCATCGGTGTCAACAAGATGATGGTGCGGCCGATGTGGGATGGCACCCAGTTCGTCCCGCGCAAGATGATGAACCTGTCGTCCAGTTTCGATCACCGCATCGTCGACGGCTGGGATGCGGCTGTGTTCGTCCAGCGCATCAAGGCGCTTCTCGAAACCCCGGCGCTGATCTTCGTGGATAACTGA
- the rsmG gene encoding 16S rRNA (guanine(527)-N(7))-methyltransferase RsmG, with translation MSAASYESLREVAGDVSRETFAALEAFEAHFLKWNRSINLVASSTEGDVWRRHILDSAQLAAIEPTATRWVDIGSGGGFPGLVMAFLLGERGGSIGLVESNRKKTGFLQATVGQFRLPARIIARRIEDSYPFVGVPEIVTARALASLVDLLDLTEPWLASGARALFHKGRDYQREIEESTHRWRFDLVEHPSMIDPQGVVLELRNVRRV, from the coding sequence GTGAGCGCTGCATCCTACGAGAGTTTGCGGGAAGTGGCGGGAGACGTTTCACGTGAAACGTTTGCGGCGCTCGAGGCCTTTGAGGCACACTTCCTGAAATGGAACAGAAGCATAAATCTCGTTGCGTCCTCGACGGAAGGCGACGTCTGGCGCCGGCATATCCTGGATAGTGCGCAGCTCGCGGCGATAGAACCGACAGCAACGCGCTGGGTGGATATCGGCTCCGGCGGTGGCTTCCCTGGACTGGTGATGGCGTTTCTGCTCGGGGAGCGTGGTGGGTCGATTGGTCTGGTCGAGAGCAATCGCAAGAAGACTGGCTTCCTGCAGGCAACTGTCGGGCAGTTTCGTTTGCCCGCGCGGATCATTGCCAGGCGTATCGAAGACTCATATCCATTTGTGGGTGTGCCGGAGATCGTTACAGCACGTGCCTTGGCTTCGCTGGTCGATCTCCTCGATCTCACGGAGCCCTGGTTGGCTTCGGGCGCACGTGCCTTGTTCCACAAAGGGCGGGATTATCAGCGGGAAATCGAAGAAAGCACTCACCGCTGGCGCTTCGATCTGGTAGAACATCCAAGCATGATCGACCCACAAGGGGTTGTGCTTGAGCTGCGAAATGTTCGCAGAGTTTGA
- a CDS encoding alpha-ketoacid dehydrogenase subunit beta has protein sequence MARKTMIEAIRDAMDVAMGLDERVVVFGEDVGFFGGVFRCTQGLQAKYGKSRCFDAPINESGIVGAAIGMAAYGMKPCVEIQFADYMFPAYDQLTQEASRIRYRSNGDFTCPIVVRMPTGGGIFGGQTHSQSPEALFTHVSGLKTVVPSNPSDAKGLLIAAIEDPDPVIFLEPKRLYNGPFDGHHDKPVTPWSKHDLGEVADGHYTVPLGKAVIRRPGNAVTVLAYGTMVYVAQAAAEETGVDAEIIDLRTLLPLDLDTIVESVKKTGRCVVVHEATLTSGFGAELMSLVQENCFYHLEAPVMRVAGWDTPYPHAQEWDYFPGPARVGRALIATMEA, from the coding sequence ATGGCACGCAAGACCATGATCGAGGCTATTCGCGATGCCATGGATGTCGCGATGGGGCTGGATGAACGTGTCGTCGTCTTCGGCGAGGATGTCGGCTTTTTCGGCGGCGTTTTCCGCTGCACGCAGGGCCTGCAGGCCAAATATGGCAAGAGCCGCTGTTTCGACGCACCGATCAATGAATCCGGCATCGTCGGCGCGGCGATCGGCATGGCTGCCTACGGGATGAAACCCTGTGTGGAAATACAGTTTGCCGACTACATGTTTCCTGCCTACGACCAGTTGACCCAGGAAGCCTCTCGCATCCGCTACCGTTCCAATGGTGATTTCACCTGCCCGATCGTCGTGCGCATGCCGACGGGTGGCGGCATCTTCGGTGGCCAGACCCACAGCCAGAGCCCCGAGGCTCTGTTCACCCACGTCTCGGGTTTGAAGACGGTGGTGCCGTCCAATCCGTCAGATGCCAAGGGTTTGCTGATTGCCGCAATCGAAGACCCGGATCCGGTCATCTTCCTGGAGCCGAAGCGGCTCTACAATGGCCCTTTCGACGGCCATCACGACAAGCCGGTCACACCCTGGTCCAAACATGACCTCGGCGAAGTCGCCGACGGCCACTACACCGTGCCACTCGGCAAGGCGGTGATCCGTCGGCCGGGCAATGCGGTGACGGTGCTTGCCTATGGAACCATGGTCTATGTCGCCCAGGCGGCGGCGGAAGAGACCGGCGTCGATGCCGAGATCATCGATCTGCGCACCTTGCTGCCGCTCGATCTCGATACGATCGTCGAGTCGGTGAAGAAGACCGGCCGTTGTGTTGTCGTTCACGAAGCGACGCTGACCTCCGGCTTTGGCGCCGAGCTGATGTCGCTGGTCCAAGAAAATTGCTTCTACCATCTCGAGGCTCCGGTGATGCGCGTTGCCGGCTGGGACACTCCTTACCCGCATGCACAGGAGTGGGACTATTTCCCCGGGCCGGCCCGGGTCGGTCGCGCGCTTATCGCCACGATGGAGGCCTGA
- the holA gene encoding DNA polymerase III subunit delta gives MAQKKASEVDSWLARPDPGTWLVLIYGPDRGLVAERARVFAARTGLPLDDPFSVVKLDAGDADRDQGRLLDEARTVPMFSDRRLLWLRNAGAQKNLADDVKALLAEPPRDAIVLIEAGDLKKGVGLRATVEAASGAMALPCYADDARDIETVIDDELGKAGMTMTLEARQALRRNLGGDRLASRSEVEKLALYAHGRREITLEDVRMLTGDVSGQSFDDAVDAVLAGRLDDFDTAFTRQCQAGGQPFLALAAAMRQFQALHAMRGAMEAGGGRNAASVVAAHKPPVFFTRRRLIETALERWSSEALNRALARLQAAVLQTRRRSDLAEPIARQALLGIAVESARLAQRR, from the coding sequence ATGGCACAGAAGAAAGCCTCAGAAGTCGATTCGTGGCTGGCCCGGCCGGACCCTGGGACCTGGCTGGTGCTCATCTATGGCCCGGACCGCGGGCTGGTGGCGGAGCGCGCGCGGGTTTTCGCAGCGCGTACCGGACTGCCGCTCGATGACCCCTTCTCCGTTGTGAAGCTGGATGCCGGCGACGCCGACCGCGACCAGGGCCGCCTGCTCGATGAGGCCCGCACCGTGCCGATGTTTTCCGATCGGCGCCTGCTGTGGCTGCGCAACGCCGGCGCCCAGAAGAACCTCGCCGACGACGTGAAAGCCCTGCTGGCCGAGCCACCGCGTGACGCCATCGTGCTGATCGAGGCTGGTGACCTGAAGAAAGGTGTCGGGCTGCGCGCAACAGTCGAGGCGGCGAGCGGCGCGATGGCGCTGCCCTGTTATGCCGACGACGCGCGCGACATCGAGACCGTCATCGATGACGAACTCGGCAAGGCCGGAATGACGATGACGCTTGAGGCACGCCAGGCCTTGCGCCGCAATCTCGGCGGAGATCGCCTCGCCTCGCGCAGCGAAGTCGAGAAGCTGGCGCTCTACGCGCACGGCCGCCGCGAGATTACGCTGGAAGACGTGCGCATGCTGACCGGCGATGTCTCCGGACAATCCTTTGATGATGCGGTCGATGCCGTGCTGGCGGGCAGGCTGGACGATTTCGACACGGCTTTCACCCGTCAATGCCAGGCTGGCGGGCAGCCATTCCTGGCGCTGGCTGCCGCGATGCGTCAGTTCCAGGCGTTGCATGCGATGCGTGGCGCAATGGAGGCCGGTGGCGGGCGCAATGCGGCTTCGGTCGTTGCCGCCCACAAGCCGCCGGTTTTCTTCACGCGACGCCGTTTGATCGAGACGGCGCTGGAGCGTTGGAGTTCCGAAGCCCTGAACCGGGCGCTGGCACGACTCCAGGCCGCTGTCCTGCAGACACGGAGGCGATCCGATCTTGCCGAGCCGATTGCCCGGCAGGCCTTGCTGGGCATTGCCGTGGAAAGCGCGCGGCTGGCGCAACGACGGTAG
- a CDS encoding ParB/RepB/Spo0J family partition protein yields MNDDPSRKRLGRGLAALIGEIDRPAASATEQPRPAADGKVPIEFVSPNPRNPRRHFGDAELTDLSQSIREHGVVQPVVVRSSPTQQGRYEIIAGERRWRAAQRAGLIEIPVIVREVNDRTALELAIIENVQRADLNAVEEALGYQQLIDDHGYSQADLGQVIGKSRSHVANTLRLLKLPDVIRDMLVDGSLSAGHARTLVTAQDPAGLAKRIVEEGLSVRQAEALAQMPVQAQREAKLSTPTEKDPDTLALEKLLSDVTGMKVVIAHKSGGGELRVSYRSLDQLDDLCRRLKQA; encoded by the coding sequence ATGAACGACGATCCTTCGAGAAAGCGGCTGGGACGAGGGCTTGCAGCACTGATCGGCGAAATCGACCGACCTGCGGCCTCGGCTACCGAACAGCCGCGTCCTGCGGCTGACGGCAAGGTTCCGATCGAGTTCGTCTCCCCCAATCCGCGCAACCCGCGCCGCCATTTCGGGGATGCCGAGCTGACGGATCTTTCCCAGTCAATTCGCGAACATGGCGTGGTCCAGCCGGTGGTGGTGCGTTCGTCGCCCACACAGCAGGGCCGCTACGAAATCATCGCCGGCGAGCGGCGCTGGCGGGCAGCGCAACGCGCCGGCCTGATCGAGATTCCGGTGATCGTAAGAGAGGTCAATGACCGTACGGCGCTCGAGTTGGCGATCATCGAAAACGTGCAGCGTGCCGATCTCAACGCGGTCGAAGAGGCGCTTGGCTACCAGCAGCTGATCGACGATCACGGCTATAGCCAGGCCGATCTCGGCCAGGTGATCGGCAAGAGCCGCAGCCATGTCGCCAACACACTAAGGCTTCTGAAACTGCCGGATGTCATCCGCGACATGCTGGTGGATGGCTCCTTGTCAGCCGGCCATGCGCGCACGCTGGTCACCGCACAGGATCCGGCAGGACTTGCCAAGCGTATCGTGGAAGAAGGGCTTTCGGTCCGTCAGGCTGAAGCGCTCGCGCAGATGCCGGTGCAGGCGCAGCGCGAGGCCAAGCTCTCGACGCCCACGGAGAAGGATCCGGATACGCTGGCACTGGAAAAGCTGCTGTCCGATGTCACCGGCATGAAAGTGGTGATCGCGCACAAGAGCGGGGGCGGCGAGCTGCGTGTCTCGTACCGTTCGCTCGACCAACTAGACGACCTCTGCCGGCGGCTGAAACAGGCCTGA
- a CDS encoding ParA family protein, protein MTSTGPRIITVANQKGGVGKTTTAINLATALAAIGERVLIVDLDPQGNASTGLGIDRRDRAVSSYDVLTGQLDLEAAAMPTAVPGLSIVPSTLDLLGIEMEIASAPDRVLRLRNAIHASDQFSYVLIDCPPSLNLLTLNSMAAADSVLVPLQCEFFALEGLSQLLETVEQVRGSINPNLSIQGIVLTMFDGRNNLANQVVQDVRAYMGDKVYETIIPRNVRVSEAPSYGKPAILYDLKCSGSQAYLQLASEVIRRERQLRAA, encoded by the coding sequence ATGACCTCCACCGGACCCAGGATCATTACGGTTGCCAACCAGAAGGGCGGTGTCGGCAAGACGACCACCGCCATCAACCTGGCAACAGCGCTCGCCGCGATCGGTGAGCGTGTGCTCATCGTCGACCTCGACCCTCAGGGCAATGCCAGTACCGGGCTCGGTATCGATCGTCGCGATCGTGCGGTCTCTTCCTACGATGTGCTCACCGGCCAGCTCGATCTCGAGGCTGCGGCAATGCCGACGGCCGTACCCGGCCTGTCGATCGTTCCTTCGACGCTCGACTTGCTTGGCATCGAGATGGAGATCGCCTCGGCACCGGATCGTGTGCTGCGCCTGCGCAACGCCATCCATGCCTCCGATCAGTTCAGCTATGTGCTGATCGACTGCCCGCCGTCACTCAACCTGCTGACGCTGAATTCGATGGCGGCAGCTGATTCGGTGCTGGTGCCGCTGCAGTGCGAGTTCTTCGCACTAGAAGGTCTGAGCCAGCTGCTCGAAACGGTCGAGCAGGTGCGCGGATCGATCAACCCGAATTTGAGCATCCAAGGCATCGTGCTCACCATGTTCGATGGTCGCAACAACCTCGCCAACCAGGTCGTGCAGGATGTGCGCGCCTATATGGGCGACAAGGTCTATGAGACGATCATCCCGCGCAATGTGCGCGTGTCGGAAGCGCCGTCCTACGGCAAGCCGGCGATCCTCTATGATCTCAAATGTTCCGGCAGCCAGGCCTATCTGCAGCTGGCTTCGGAAGTGATTCGCCGCGAGCGGCAGCTGCGGGCCGCATAG